The proteins below come from a single Rosa rugosa chromosome 2, drRosRugo1.1, whole genome shotgun sequence genomic window:
- the LOC133727926 gene encoding uncharacterized protein LOC133727926 isoform X2 has translation MVESTEHQQLAAILGPEPAATFQTVISHLISSPSSLQTLISDLISSEKRSEAELVFNICKQADPESLSLKLAQLLQVSPDEKTRAMCSILLRKQLLTRDLWRRLSPNTISTLKHTLLSCIQREDTPTSISKAICYAVSELASAELELLGGEGWPELLPFLFQSTSYDAPPKLQECSFLIFDQLADFFTPFKKELHTVFLYCLSSSTRSDEVKIAAFSAVVNFIRCLPYSEDEDRFDDVLIEMMRTVMGELNKGKEIMAQEAIKLFIELAGTHPTLLSRNGQIIRAMLQIAEAIDVLEQGTRHLAIEFLITLAEAGERAPWIMRRCREFVGLLFPILMRMVSNVKDDPSWHTAETDDDIALGVSGDYCVGQECLRRLAIALGGNNIVPIALEHFTSHFAAPEWPKHHAALIALAQIAEGCSEVMIKDLEQVVAMVLNSFEHPHIRVRWSAINAVGQLSTYLAPDLQVQYHQQVFSALNATIYGLQNRRLLAHAASALRKFIEKCARDILTPYLDEVVSQLVVLLQSEIQMVQVEALTALASVVVSFPEQFQKYYEVLMIPLRVMLLDANNNPVWSKSVACISLVGMAVGKEKFRDDAKKVMEVLMSLQGSQMEPDDLTTSCMLQICADLCKCLGQDFLPYMSAVMPPLLQFVQIKPVETVTSANDNCDMDESDDESMETITRGDKRIRIKTSVLEEKVTACNLLCCYADELKEGFFPWIDQVAPTLVPLIFYIHEKVRKSAVSAMLKLLLTAKLAVDRRQAEGCNEKYLKRFTDYIIRALKLRKEDDSEICINILDAIKEFIQIFASTLDESHVKSIKEIKQVSTRSSQKRKRAERTSAYDFDDEERKAMKVEN, from the exons ATGGTGGAGTCGACTGAGCATCAGCAACTGGCGGCCATTCTCGGTCCTGAGCCCGCCGCCACTTTCCAAACCGTAATCTCCCACTTAATCTCCTCCCCCTCCTCTTTGCAAACCCTAATCTCCGACCTCATCTCCTCCGAGAAGCGGTCCGAGGCCGAGCTCGTCTTCAACATCTGCAAGCAGGCCGATCCCGAGTCGCTTTCTCTCAAACTCGCTCAGCTTCTCCAGGTCTCTCCCGACGAGAAGACCCGAGCCATGTGCTCCATTCTCCTCCGGAAGCAACTACTCACCCGCGACCTGTGGCGAAGACTCTCTCCTAACACCATATCCACCCTCAAACATACTCTATTATCTTGTATTCAACGCGAGGACACCCCAACATCGATTTCGAAGGCCATCTGCTACGCCGTGTCGGAGCTCGCCTCCGCAGAGTTAGAGTTGTTGGGCGGCGAAGGCTGGCCAGAGCTCTTGCCCTTTCTGTTCCAATCCACCTCTTACGATGCGCCGCCGAAGCTTCAGGAATGTTCCTTCTTGATTTTCGATCAGCTCGCGGACTTCTTTACCCCGTTTAAGAAGGAATTACACACCGTCTTCTTGTACTGTTTGAGCTCCTCCACAAGGTCAGATGAAGTTAAGATAGCTGCGTTTAGTGCTGTGGTCAATTTCATTCGGTGTTTGCCCTACTCTGAAGATGAGGATAGGTTTGACGACGTCTTGATAGAAATGATGAGAACAGTGATGGGGGAATTGAACAAAGGGAAGGAGATCATGGCACAGGAGGCGATCAAGTTGTTCATTGAATTGGCCGGGACCCATCCGACGTTGCTCAGCCGCAACGGGCAGATCATCCGGGCTATGCTGCAGATTGCTGAAGCCATAGATGTCTTGGAACAAGGGACGAGGCACTTGGCCATTGAGTTTCTGATTACTCTGGCCGAGGCCGGAGAGCGTGCACCATGGATAATGAGGAGGTGTCGGGAGTTTGTTGGTCTACTTTTTCCCATTTTAATGAGGATGGTTTCAAATGTCAAAGATGATCCCTCATGGCATACAGCTGAGACTGATGATGACATTGCCTTGGGTGTGAGTGGTGATTACTGTGTTGGGCAGGAGTGTTTGCGTAGGCTTGCCATTGCCTTGGGTGGCAATAACATTGTTCCAATTGCGTTAGAACACTTTACTTCCCATTTTGCTGCACCCGAGTGGCCCAAGCATCATGCGGCATTGATTGCCCTTGCTCAAATCGCTGAGGGTTGCTCTGAG GTAATGATAAAAGATTTGGAGCAAGTGGTGGCAATGGTTTTGAACTCCTTTGAACATCCACATATTCGGGTAAGGTGGTCAGCTATTAATGCAGTTGGCCAGTTGTCTACTTATTTGGCCCCAGACCTGCAAGTTCAATATCATCAACAGGTGTTTTCTGCACTGAATGCCACTATATATGGTTTGCAGAATCGTCGTCTGCTG GCACATGCTGCTTCAGCACTGCGAAAATTCATTGAGAAATGTGCTAGGGATATCTTGACACCTTATTTGGATGAAGTGGTTTCCCAATTGGTTGTACTTTTGCAG AGTGAGATACAAATGGTGCAAGTAGAAGCATTGACTGCTTTGGCATCAGTTGTTGTTTCATTTCCG GAGCAATTCCAAAAATACTATGAAGTTCTCATGATTCCCCTGAGAGTTATGTTGTTGGATGCCAATAATAACCCGGTTTGGTCCAAGTCCGTGGCGTGTATTAGCTTGGTTGGTATGGCTGTTGGAAAGGAGAAATTCAGGGATGATGCTAAGAAA GTCATGGAGGTGCTGATGTCTTTGCAAGGATCTCAAATGGAGCCAGATGACCTAACTACAAGCTGCATGCTACAG ATATGCGCTGACCTCTGCAAGTGTCTAGGACAAGATTTCCTTCCGTACATGAGTGCTGTTATGCCTCCTTTGCTTCAGTTTGTTCAAATTAAGCCTGTTGAAACTGTTACCTCTGCAAATGACAATTGTGATATGGATGAATCTGATGATGAAAG TATGGAAACAATTACTCGTGGAGATAAAAGGATTAGAATCAAGACTAGTGTATTGGAGGAAAAAGTTACAGCTTGCAATTTGCTGTGTTGCTATGCTGATGAACTGAAGGAAGGATTCTTTCCATGGATCGATCAG GTTGCCCCAACGTTAGTTCCACTTATATTTTATATCCATGAAAAAGTGAGGAAGTCTGCTGTTTCAG cAATGCTGAAGCTACTGCTTACTGCAAAGTTAGCTGTAGACAGAAGGCAAGCTGAAGGTTGTAATGAAAAGTATTTAAAGCGATTCACTGACTACATCATTCGAGCTCTGAAGTTACGTAAG GAAGATGATTCTGAAATCTGCATAAATATATTGGATGCTATAAAAGAATTTATACAG ATCTTTGCATCCACTCTAGATGAAAGCCATGTCAAATCCATCAAGGAGATAAAGCAGGTGAGTACTCGTTCAAgtcagaaaagaaagagagcagAAAGGACCTCAGCATATGATTTTGATGATGAGGAAAGGAAGGCGATGAAAGTGGAAAATTAA
- the LOC133733300 gene encoding uncharacterized protein LOC133733300 translates to MAESTQLQLQLEQVATILGPDPLASFKTLISYLLSPSYFESLISSSLFSSNSEQRSRAEVVYNLCKKYDPDSLSLTLAHLLQFSPAPDSRFISAVLLRNQIRLWPSLSENTKSTIKSALLFSIQRQDNTKLISGNLCDAVSALAAGILPENGWPELLPFLFASVSADSLPPILQESAAFLIFAQLSPHLLPYINELRAVFLSCLSSSSRSNDVKVAAFNAVVNFIRCLPSSEDPDMFHDVLIEMMRTVMGELNKKNEATAQEAIKLFIELAGTHPTLLSRRGQIVRAMLQIAEAIEVLEQGTRHLAIEFVITLAEAGEQAPWIMRNSVQFVGLLFSILMRMVSDVEDDPLWHKAETDDEYAGVSADYRVGNECLHRLAIALGGNDIVPVALKELHACFASNEWKKHNAALVALAQISEGCSKVMIKDLEQVVAMVLNSFEHSHIRVRWSAINAVGQLSTYLAPDLQVQYHQQVFSALNATICGLQNRRLLAHAASALRKFIEKCARDILPPYLDEVVSQLVVLL, encoded by the exons ATGGCCGAGTCGACTCAGCTCCAGCTTCAACTTGAGCAAGTCGCGACGATTCTTGGCCCCGACCCCCTCGCCtctttcaaaaccctaatctcCTACCTCCTCTCCCCCTCCTATTTTGAAAGCCTAATCTCCTCCTCCCTCTTCTCCTCCAATTCCGAGCAGCGATCCCGGGCCGAGGTCGTCTATAACCTCTGCAAAAAGTACGATCCCGACTCGCTCTCCCTCACACTCGCTCACCTCCTCCAATTCTCGCCGGCGCCGGACTCCCGATTTATCTCCGCCGTCCTCCTCCGCAATCAAATCCGCCTCTGGCCAAGCCTCTCGGAGAACACAAAATCCACGATCAAATCCGCTCTATTGTTCTCCATTCAACGACAGGACAACACGAAATTGATTTCAGGCAACCTCTGCGACGCCGTTTCTGCGCTCGCCGCCGGGATCTTGCCGGAAAACGGCTGGCCGGAGCTCTTGCCCTTTCTGTTCGCATCCGTTTCCGCGGATTCGTTGCCACCGATACTTCAGGAATCGGCAGCGTTCTTGATATTCGCGCAGCTCTCGCCGCACTTATTGCCGTATATAAACGAATTGCGCGCGGTCTTCTTGTCCTGCTTGAGCTCCTCGTCCAGGTCAAACGACGTTAAAGTAGCTGCGTTTAATGCGGTGGTCAATTTCATTCGGTGTTTGCCCAGCTCTGAAGATCCGGATATGTTTCACGACGTCTTGATAGAAATGATGAGAACCGTGATGGGGGAATTGAACAAAAAGAACGAGGCCACGGCGCAGGAGGCGATCAAGTTGTTCATTGAATTGGCCGGGACCCATCCGACATTGCTCAGCCGCAGGGGGCAGATCGTCCGAGCTATGCTGCAGATTGCTGAAGCCATAGAAGTGTTGGAACAAGGCACGAGGCACTTGGCCATAGAGTTTGTGATCACTTTGGCCGAGGCAGGAGAGCAGGCGCCATGGATAATGAGGAATTCAGTGCAGTTTGTTGGTCTGTTGTTTTCCATTTTGATGAGGATGGTTTCGGATGTTGAGGATGATCCCCTGTGGCATAAGGCTGAGACTGATGATGAGTATGCGGGTGTAAGTGCTGATTACCGTGTTGGGAATGAGTGTTTGCATAGGCTTGCCATTGCGTTGGGCGGCAATGACATTGTTCCTGTTGCGTTGAAGGAGTTACATGCCTGTTTTGCTTCCAATGAGTGGAAGAAGCACAATGCTGCACTGGTTGCCCTTGCTCAAATTTCTGAGGGTTGTTCAAAG GTAATGATAAAAGATTTGGAGCAAGTGGTGGCAATGGTTTTGAACTCCTTTGAACATTCACATATTCGGGTAAGGTGGTCAGCGATTAATGCAGTTGGCCAGTTGTCTACTTATTTGGCCCCAGACCTGCAAGTTCAATATCATCAACAGGTGTTTTCTGCACTGAATGCCACTATATGTGGTTTGCAGAATCGTCGTCTGCTG GCACATGCTGCTTCAGCACTGCGAAAATTCATTGAGAAATGTGCTAGGGATATCTTGCCACCTTATTTGGATGAAGTGGTTTCCCAATTGGTTGTACTTTTGTAG
- the LOC133727926 gene encoding uncharacterized protein LOC133727926 isoform X1, producing MVESTEHQQLAAILGPEPAATFQTVISHLISSPSSLQTLISDLISSEKRSEAELVFNICKQADPESLSLKLAQLLQVSPDEKTRAMCSILLRKQLLTRDLWRRLSPNTISTLKHTLLSCIQREDTPTSISKAICYAVSELASAELELLGGEGWPELLPFLFQSTSYDAPPKLQECSFLIFDQLADFFTPFKKELHTVFLYCLSSSTRSDEVKIAAFSAVVNFIRCLPYSEDEDRFDDVLIEMMRTVMGELNKGKEIMAQEAIKLFIELAGTHPTLLSRNGQIIRAMLQIAEAIDVLEQGTRHLAIEFLITLAEAGERAPWIMRRCREFVGLLFPILMRMVSNVKDDPSWHTAETDDDIALGVSGDYCVGQECLRRLAIALGGNNIVPIALEHFTSHFAAPEWPKHHAALIALAQIAEGCSEVMIKDLEQVVAMVLNSFEHPHIRVRWSAINAVGQLSTYLAPDLQVQYHQQVFSALNATIYGLQNRRLLAHAASALRKFIEKCARDILTPYLDEVVSQLVVLLQSEIQMVQVEALTALASVVVSFPEQFQKYYEVLMIPLRVMLLDANNNPVWSKSVACISLVGMAVGKEKFRDDAKKVMEVLMSLQGSQMEPDDLTTSCMLQICADLCKCLGQDFLPYMSAVMPPLLQFVQIKPVETVTSANDNCDMDESDDESMETITRGDKRIRIKTSVLEEKVTACNLLCCYADELKEGFFPWIDQVAPTLVPLIFYIHEKVRKSAVSAMLKLLLTAKLAVDRRQAEGCNEKYLKRFTDYIIRALKLRKEDDSEICINILDAIKEFIQVWTHTRTHTQTRTGLDAVWIRSGCLQRRKSADAAKGIVDGGAGLAGAEPGLHL from the exons ATGGTGGAGTCGACTGAGCATCAGCAACTGGCGGCCATTCTCGGTCCTGAGCCCGCCGCCACTTTCCAAACCGTAATCTCCCACTTAATCTCCTCCCCCTCCTCTTTGCAAACCCTAATCTCCGACCTCATCTCCTCCGAGAAGCGGTCCGAGGCCGAGCTCGTCTTCAACATCTGCAAGCAGGCCGATCCCGAGTCGCTTTCTCTCAAACTCGCTCAGCTTCTCCAGGTCTCTCCCGACGAGAAGACCCGAGCCATGTGCTCCATTCTCCTCCGGAAGCAACTACTCACCCGCGACCTGTGGCGAAGACTCTCTCCTAACACCATATCCACCCTCAAACATACTCTATTATCTTGTATTCAACGCGAGGACACCCCAACATCGATTTCGAAGGCCATCTGCTACGCCGTGTCGGAGCTCGCCTCCGCAGAGTTAGAGTTGTTGGGCGGCGAAGGCTGGCCAGAGCTCTTGCCCTTTCTGTTCCAATCCACCTCTTACGATGCGCCGCCGAAGCTTCAGGAATGTTCCTTCTTGATTTTCGATCAGCTCGCGGACTTCTTTACCCCGTTTAAGAAGGAATTACACACCGTCTTCTTGTACTGTTTGAGCTCCTCCACAAGGTCAGATGAAGTTAAGATAGCTGCGTTTAGTGCTGTGGTCAATTTCATTCGGTGTTTGCCCTACTCTGAAGATGAGGATAGGTTTGACGACGTCTTGATAGAAATGATGAGAACAGTGATGGGGGAATTGAACAAAGGGAAGGAGATCATGGCACAGGAGGCGATCAAGTTGTTCATTGAATTGGCCGGGACCCATCCGACGTTGCTCAGCCGCAACGGGCAGATCATCCGGGCTATGCTGCAGATTGCTGAAGCCATAGATGTCTTGGAACAAGGGACGAGGCACTTGGCCATTGAGTTTCTGATTACTCTGGCCGAGGCCGGAGAGCGTGCACCATGGATAATGAGGAGGTGTCGGGAGTTTGTTGGTCTACTTTTTCCCATTTTAATGAGGATGGTTTCAAATGTCAAAGATGATCCCTCATGGCATACAGCTGAGACTGATGATGACATTGCCTTGGGTGTGAGTGGTGATTACTGTGTTGGGCAGGAGTGTTTGCGTAGGCTTGCCATTGCCTTGGGTGGCAATAACATTGTTCCAATTGCGTTAGAACACTTTACTTCCCATTTTGCTGCACCCGAGTGGCCCAAGCATCATGCGGCATTGATTGCCCTTGCTCAAATCGCTGAGGGTTGCTCTGAG GTAATGATAAAAGATTTGGAGCAAGTGGTGGCAATGGTTTTGAACTCCTTTGAACATCCACATATTCGGGTAAGGTGGTCAGCTATTAATGCAGTTGGCCAGTTGTCTACTTATTTGGCCCCAGACCTGCAAGTTCAATATCATCAACAGGTGTTTTCTGCACTGAATGCCACTATATATGGTTTGCAGAATCGTCGTCTGCTG GCACATGCTGCTTCAGCACTGCGAAAATTCATTGAGAAATGTGCTAGGGATATCTTGACACCTTATTTGGATGAAGTGGTTTCCCAATTGGTTGTACTTTTGCAG AGTGAGATACAAATGGTGCAAGTAGAAGCATTGACTGCTTTGGCATCAGTTGTTGTTTCATTTCCG GAGCAATTCCAAAAATACTATGAAGTTCTCATGATTCCCCTGAGAGTTATGTTGTTGGATGCCAATAATAACCCGGTTTGGTCCAAGTCCGTGGCGTGTATTAGCTTGGTTGGTATGGCTGTTGGAAAGGAGAAATTCAGGGATGATGCTAAGAAA GTCATGGAGGTGCTGATGTCTTTGCAAGGATCTCAAATGGAGCCAGATGACCTAACTACAAGCTGCATGCTACAG ATATGCGCTGACCTCTGCAAGTGTCTAGGACAAGATTTCCTTCCGTACATGAGTGCTGTTATGCCTCCTTTGCTTCAGTTTGTTCAAATTAAGCCTGTTGAAACTGTTACCTCTGCAAATGACAATTGTGATATGGATGAATCTGATGATGAAAG TATGGAAACAATTACTCGTGGAGATAAAAGGATTAGAATCAAGACTAGTGTATTGGAGGAAAAAGTTACAGCTTGCAATTTGCTGTGTTGCTATGCTGATGAACTGAAGGAAGGATTCTTTCCATGGATCGATCAG GTTGCCCCAACGTTAGTTCCACTTATATTTTATATCCATGAAAAAGTGAGGAAGTCTGCTGTTTCAG cAATGCTGAAGCTACTGCTTACTGCAAAGTTAGCTGTAGACAGAAGGCAAGCTGAAGGTTGTAATGAAAAGTATTTAAAGCGATTCACTGACTACATCATTCGAGCTCTGAAGTTACGTAAG GAAGATGATTCTGAAATCTGCATAAATATATTGGATGCTATAAAAGAATTTATACAGGTCTggacacacacacgcacacacacacagacacgCACAGGTCTGGATGCAGTCTGGATCAGAAGTGGATGTCTGCAAAGACGCAAAAGTGCGGACGCGGCTAAGGGCATTGTGGATGGTGGTGCTGGTCTTGCGGGTGCCGAACCAGGCCTCCATCTTTAG